In a single window of the Desulfuromonas thiophila genome:
- a CDS encoding ATP-binding protein — translation MPLAALFKRVIAPLALALVLLYAGVSGFDPAWRPPQLSDSERRWLAQHGPLVFVSQEHYPPFEFRQKDGSLDGICIELARWMTTELGIQARFIALPFDAAQQAVLDGRAHVITSLFHSPARSRHFTFSKPILPVPAFIFVRHDRPDISGLDDLTGKRLAIQRGDYALEFLRERTIAFDWLPLTTFAEAADAVLAGQADALIGDEQIVLYHLYSKGLAAQAKKVGEPLYVGRNCMASRRDQTVVAGILAKGLDHARHSGMIKAIERKWLGIPLGNPTHSDRPWLPLLSSGLLLLAGATLGVLLWNQRLRRQLEQQTAGIRQVASEREQEASRRRLIFEQSRDGIVITDSHGRVFEANPSFAALLGYSPQELANLHIWDWEVQFSRQDIEQTIQTLDENGVLFETRHCRKDGRIIDVEVCANLCLWQGQKLIYSTCRDISERKQAEKELEKARQAAEQANQAKSVFLTNISHEIRTPLNAVLGMTSLLLDAPLAAEQRSWAEAVQSNAEALLELINDLLDLSRIEAGRLELEQIDFDPAALLTDLDASLKPLAVAKGLQWHCRLTGATAGRWLQGDPGRLRQILLNLAGNAIKFTTAGSVRLEAELTPEAENRVLLQVRVRDTGIGIAIANQARLFERFYQADASITRTHGGSGLGLAICRQLAEQMGGTIGFTSEEGVGSEFWLRLPLASAQSGAAVGPAADKTPAQNAGASALHPAPQGPARILLVEDNAVNQRVALSLLHKLGLQTDAVSNGQQALTALRQSAYDLVLMDCQMPVLDGYQTTRRIRQSDQPWRDIVIIALTAQAMSGDRERCLQAGMSDYLAKPITLPTLRQTLSRWLDSRRFNASPPPATTSEDSGTVDAPGVNGNSPPSLWNRAALYERLLFDTELVGTVLEVFLTDMPIQLDRLQQLLASGDLTAASRQAHSIKGAAANIGAETLRQLAEQLEQNLRNGQLGDDNWPERFSLVFQQLKKQLEQA, via the coding sequence ATGCCCTTGGCCGCGCTGTTCAAACGCGTCATCGCCCCGCTCGCGCTCGCGCTGGTGCTGCTTTATGCCGGTGTTTCGGGCTTTGATCCCGCATGGCGGCCGCCGCAACTCAGCGACAGCGAACGCCGCTGGCTGGCGCAGCACGGCCCATTGGTATTTGTCAGCCAGGAGCACTATCCGCCCTTCGAGTTCCGCCAGAAGGATGGCAGCCTCGATGGCATCTGTATCGAGCTGGCCCGCTGGATGACGACAGAACTGGGCATTCAGGCACGCTTTATCGCCCTGCCGTTCGACGCGGCGCAGCAGGCCGTGCTCGACGGCCGGGCTCATGTCATCACCAGCCTGTTCCACAGCCCCGCCCGCAGTCGCCATTTCACCTTCAGCAAACCCATTTTGCCGGTACCAGCCTTCATCTTCGTCCGCCACGACCGGCCCGACATCAGCGGGCTGGATGACCTGACCGGCAAACGGCTGGCCATTCAGCGCGGCGACTATGCCCTGGAATTTTTGCGCGAGCGCACGATCGCCTTTGACTGGTTGCCGCTGACAACCTTTGCCGAAGCCGCCGATGCGGTGCTGGCCGGCCAAGCCGATGCCCTGATCGGTGATGAACAGATTGTGCTCTATCACCTCTACAGCAAGGGACTCGCGGCCCAGGCCAAGAAGGTGGGCGAGCCGCTCTATGTCGGTCGCAACTGCATGGCCAGCCGGCGGGATCAAACGGTTGTGGCGGGGATACTGGCCAAAGGCCTGGACCACGCCCGCCACAGCGGCATGATCAAGGCCATCGAGCGCAAGTGGCTGGGCATTCCACTGGGCAACCCGACGCACAGCGACAGGCCGTGGTTGCCCTTGCTGTCCAGCGGGTTGCTGCTGCTGGCCGGCGCCACCCTCGGCGTGCTGCTGTGGAACCAGCGCCTGCGCCGCCAGCTGGAACAGCAGACCGCCGGCATCCGCCAGGTGGCCAGCGAACGGGAACAGGAGGCCAGCCGGCGGCGGTTGATCTTCGAGCAATCGCGTGACGGCATCGTCATAACCGATTCGCACGGCCGAGTCTTCGAGGCCAACCCCAGCTTTGCCGCCCTGCTCGGTTATTCGCCGCAGGAGTTGGCCAATCTGCATATCTGGGATTGGGAAGTTCAGTTCAGTCGGCAGGACATCGAGCAGACCATCCAGACCCTTGATGAAAACGGTGTCCTGTTTGAAACCCGCCATTGCCGCAAGGATGGCCGCATCATCGATGTGGAGGTCTGTGCCAATCTCTGTCTGTGGCAGGGGCAGAAGCTGATCTACAGCACCTGTCGCGACATCAGCGAACGCAAACAGGCCGAAAAAGAGCTGGAAAAGGCCCGCCAGGCGGCTGAGCAGGCCAATCAGGCCAAGAGCGTCTTTCTCACCAACATCAGCCATGAAATCCGCACACCGCTCAACGCCGTGCTGGGCATGACCAGTCTGCTGCTTGACGCCCCCCTGGCGGCCGAGCAACGCTCCTGGGCCGAGGCGGTACAGAGCAATGCCGAGGCCCTGCTCGAACTGATCAACGATCTGCTCGATCTGTCGCGCATCGAAGCCGGCCGGCTGGAATTGGAACAGATCGACTTCGATCCCGCCGCGCTGCTGACCGACCTCGACGCCAGCCTCAAGCCGCTGGCCGTGGCCAAAGGTCTGCAGTGGCACTGTCGTTTAACCGGCGCCACGGCGGGCCGCTGGCTGCAGGGCGACCCGGGCCGGCTGCGCCAGATTCTGCTCAACCTGGCCGGCAACGCCATCAAGTTCACCACCGCCGGCAGTGTTCGTCTCGAAGCCGAGCTGACCCCCGAGGCGGAAAACCGGGTGCTGCTGCAGGTGCGGGTGCGCGACACCGGCATCGGCATCGCCATCGCCAACCAGGCCCGTCTGTTCGAACGCTTCTATCAGGCCGACGCCTCCATCACCCGCACCCACGGTGGCAGCGGCCTGGGGCTGGCTATCTGCCGTCAACTGGCAGAGCAGATGGGTGGCACCATCGGTTTTACCAGTGAAGAAGGCGTAGGCTCGGAGTTCTGGTTGCGTCTGCCGCTGGCAAGCGCGCAGTCTGGCGCTGCCGTCGGCCCAGCGGCGGACAAGACGCCAGCCCAAAACGCCGGCGCTTCAGCTCTCCACCCCGCGCCCCAGGGCCCGGCCCGCATCCTGCTGGTGGAAGACAACGCCGTCAACCAGCGTGTCGCCCTGAGCCTGCTGCACAAGCTTGGCCTGCAGACCGACGCCGTCAGCAACGGCCAGCAGGCCCTGACGGCCCTGCGGCAGTCAGCCTACGATCTGGTGCTGATGGACTGCCAGATGCCGGTACTCGACGGTTATCAGACCACCCGCCGCATCCGCCAGTCCGACCAGCCCTGGCGCGACATTGTCATCATCGCCCTGACCGCCCAGGCCATGAGCGGCGACCGTGAACGCTGCCTGCAAGCCGGCATGAGCGACTACCTGGCCAAACCCATCACCCTGCCGACCCTGCGCCAAACCCTCAGCCGCTGGCTCGACAGCCGCCGCTTCAACGCCAGCCCGCCACCTGCAACCACGTCCGAGGACAGCGGCACGGTTGACGCTCCAGGGGTAAACGGCAACAGCCCGCCGAGCCTCTGGAACCGCGCGGCACTGTACGAACGGCTGCTGTTCGACACCGAACTGGTTGGCACCGTGCTGGAGGTTTTTCTGACCGACATGCCCATCCAGCTGGATCGGCTGCAACAGCTGCTGGCCAGTGGCGATCTGACCGCGGCCAGCCGGCAGGCCCACAGCATCAAGGGCGCCGCTGCCAACATCGGTGCCGAAACCCTGCGGCAGCTCGCTGAACAGCTGGAACAGAACCTGCGCAACGGCCAACTCGGTGACGATAACTGGCCGGAGCGCTTTTCGCTGGTATTCCAACAGTTGAAAAAACAGCTGGAACAGGCGTAA
- a CDS encoding RNA methyltransferase produces the protein MSDLAGPVVAPLPLVVVLVEPQGPLNIGSICRAMGNFGFQDLRLVRPQTDHLGEQARLMAVKAAPLLERARVCTSLAEALADCHYAIGTTRRFGRYREDFIHPRDAAGQLVELGAVAPVALVFGREDRGLLTEELDLCQRLLTIPTRDALPSMNLAQAVSLCLYEVSCAQHAAAAAPAGGRKLAGSDQVEAMFDHMRRSLLAIGYLDPQNPDHILRGYRRMLGRSGLSPRDVRILQGLWSKLDWLAGQAGLAPADTEENNT, from the coding sequence ATGTCTGATCTGGCGGGTCCGGTGGTGGCGCCGCTGCCGCTGGTGGTGGTGCTGGTCGAACCGCAGGGACCGCTCAACATCGGCTCGATTTGCCGGGCGATGGGCAATTTCGGTTTTCAGGATCTGCGTCTGGTGCGGCCGCAGACCGATCATCTGGGCGAGCAGGCACGCCTGATGGCGGTCAAGGCGGCGCCGCTGCTGGAGCGGGCGCGCGTCTGCACCAGTCTGGCCGAGGCGCTGGCCGATTGTCATTATGCCATTGGCACCACGCGTCGTTTTGGCCGCTATCGCGAGGATTTCATTCACCCGCGGGATGCGGCCGGCCAGCTGGTCGAGCTGGGTGCGGTGGCGCCGGTAGCGCTGGTGTTCGGCCGCGAGGATCGCGGGCTGCTGACCGAGGAACTCGATCTGTGTCAGCGCCTGCTGACCATTCCGACCCGCGATGCCCTGCCATCGATGAATCTGGCTCAGGCGGTGTCTCTTTGTCTCTATGAGGTGTCCTGTGCCCAGCACGCGGCCGCTGCTGCCCCGGCCGGTGGTCGCAAGCTGGCTGGCAGTGACCAGGTCGAGGCCATGTTTGACCACATGCGCCGCAGTCTGCTGGCCATCGGCTATCTCGATCCGCAGAACCCCGATCATATCCTGCGGGGCTATCGCCGGATGCTGGGCCGCAGTGGCCTGTCGCCGCGTGATGTGCGCATTTTGCAGGGCCTGTGGAGCAAGCTGGATTGGCTGGCCGGCCAGGCCGGTCTGGCACCGGCCGACACGGAGGAGAACAATACATGA
- the nusA gene encoding transcription termination factor NusA — translation MVVNLNHVIDQVVKDKGVDRAVLVEALESAVLSAANKKYRNTRDLEAHYNNERGEVELFEFVTVVDEVQDSYKEIDLQEAREIDPEVQAGDSLGMKMEDSGNFSRIAAQTAKQVIIQKVREAEREGIFNEFKDRVGELVNGIVRRYERGDLIVDLGRAEALLPHREQVPRENYRQSDRVRAYIAEVRMSPKGPQIILSRTHPNLVIELFRTEVPEIAEGIVDIVSCSREPGSRAKIAVVSHDPDVDPVGACVGMRGARVQNVVSELRGEKIDIIPWTPDMARFACAALAPADVSRVYVDNENQAMEIIVPDDQLSLAIGKKGQNVRLAARLIGWKIDIKSESRAAEIEQEALRATEEEVDEVVSEDATAAETDSAPQDELAGPEDTEPHNA, via the coding sequence ATGGTTGTCAATCTCAACCACGTCATTGATCAGGTCGTCAAGGACAAGGGCGTCGATCGCGCCGTCCTGGTCGAGGCCCTGGAGTCGGCGGTGTTGTCGGCCGCCAACAAAAAATACCGCAATACCCGAGATCTTGAAGCGCACTACAATAATGAGCGTGGTGAGGTCGAGCTGTTTGAATTTGTCACCGTGGTTGACGAGGTTCAGGATTCCTACAAGGAGATCGATCTGCAGGAGGCCCGCGAGATTGATCCCGAGGTGCAGGCTGGGGATTCTCTCGGTATGAAAATGGAGGATTCCGGCAACTTCAGCCGCATCGCGGCCCAGACGGCCAAACAGGTGATCATTCAGAAGGTGCGCGAAGCCGAGCGCGAGGGCATCTTTAACGAATTCAAGGATCGCGTCGGCGAGCTGGTCAATGGTATTGTGCGGCGCTACGAGCGCGGCGATCTGATTGTTGATCTCGGCCGGGCCGAAGCGCTGCTGCCGCATCGCGAGCAGGTGCCGCGCGAGAATTATCGTCAGAGCGACCGGGTGCGCGCCTATATTGCCGAGGTCCGTATGTCGCCCAAGGGGCCGCAGATTATTTTGTCGCGCACCCATCCCAATCTGGTGATTGAGCTGTTCCGCACCGAGGTGCCTGAGATTGCCGAGGGGATTGTTGATATCGTGTCCTGCTCGCGTGAGCCCGGCAGCCGTGCCAAGATTGCTGTGGTGTCTCATGACCCCGATGTTGATCCGGTGGGCGCCTGCGTTGGCATGCGCGGCGCGCGGGTGCAGAATGTGGTGTCCGAGCTGCGGGGCGAGAAGATCGATATCATTCCCTGGACACCGGATATGGCCCGTTTTGCCTGCGCCGCCCTGGCGCCGGCGGATGTCTCACGGGTTTATGTCGACAATGAGAATCAGGCCATGGAGATTATTGTGCCCGATGATCAGTTGTCCCTGGCTATTGGCAAGAAAGGCCAGAACGTGCGGTTGGCCGCACGGTTGATCGGCTGGAAGATCGATATCAAGAGTGAGTCCCGTGCCGCCGAGATTGAGCAGGAGGCCCTGCGCGCCACCGAGGAAGAAGTGGATGAGGTGGTCAGCGAGGATGCCACTGCGGCGGAGACTGATTCCGCGCCGCAGGACGAGCTGGCCGGGCCGGAGGATACGGAACCGCACAACGCCTGA
- a CDS encoding 3-methyl-2-oxobutanoate dehydrogenase subunit VorB encodes MSKRLFVKGNEAVAMGALAAGCRYYFGYPITPQSDIPEYLSRELPPLGGEFIQAESEIASINMLLGASACGARAMTSSSSPGISLKQEGLSYMAGSECPGLIVNISRSGPGLGGIDASQADYFQATKGGGHGGYHLIVLAPASVQEMYDLALLAFDLSDRYRVPAMILADAVIGQMKEALVPHPYVAPADLPAKDWALTGPGRAGEQKIVKSLYLGDGELEAHNNRLHAKYARMQECETRFEAIELDDAELVVTAYGSTARIAHTAVRLARQQGIRVGLLRPITLFPFPTAAYRQYGTGRKLLCFELNNGQMVEDVRLAVPGSEVVFYGRPPGAGSLPTPEEFLQQIVALAGGR; translated from the coding sequence ATGAGCAAGCGATTGTTTGTCAAGGGCAACGAGGCGGTGGCCATGGGTGCCCTGGCGGCTGGCTGCCGCTACTATTTTGGCTACCCCATCACGCCCCAGAGCGATATTCCCGAATATCTGTCGCGTGAATTGCCGCCGCTCGGTGGTGAGTTCATTCAGGCCGAAAGTGAAATCGCTTCCATCAACATGCTGCTGGGCGCCAGTGCCTGCGGCGCCCGCGCCATGACCTCGTCGTCGAGTCCGGGCATCTCCCTTAAGCAGGAGGGTCTGTCATACATGGCGGGCAGCGAATGTCCGGGCCTGATCGTCAATATCAGCCGCTCGGGGCCGGGCCTTGGCGGTATCGATGCCTCCCAGGCTGACTACTTTCAGGCCACCAAGGGTGGCGGCCATGGTGGTTACCACCTGATTGTGCTGGCACCGGCCTCGGTGCAGGAGATGTACGATCTGGCATTGCTGGCTTTTGATCTGTCCGACCGTTACCGCGTGCCGGCGATGATTCTGGCTGACGCGGTTATTGGCCAGATGAAGGAGGCGCTGGTGCCGCATCCCTATGTGGCACCGGCGGATCTGCCGGCCAAGGACTGGGCCCTGACCGGGCCGGGCCGGGCCGGCGAACAGAAGATTGTCAAGTCCCTCTATCTTGGTGATGGCGAACTGGAGGCGCATAACAACCGCCTGCATGCCAAATATGCCCGGATGCAGGAATGCGAGACACGTTTCGAGGCCATTGAACTGGACGATGCCGAGCTGGTGGTGACGGCCTACGGCAGCACGGCGCGCATTGCCCACACGGCGGTGCGGCTGGCGCGGCAGCAGGGCATCCGGGTGGGGCTGCTGCGGCCCATTACCCTGTTTCCGTTCCCGACGGCCGCCTATCGCCAGTACGGCACCGGCCGCAAACTGCTCTGTTTTGAACTGAACAATGGCCAGATGGTCGAGGATGTGCGGCTGGCCGTGCCGGGCAGCGAGGTGGTTTTCTATGGCCGACCGCCGGGGGCGGGTTCGCTGCCGACACCGGAGGAGTTCTTGCAACAGATTGTGGCCCTGGCGGGAGGACGCTGA
- a CDS encoding DNA polymerase III subunit chi has product MGTPQVEFIRLQKPEKARYLCQLAEELLQQRQRVLMLVEDDEQALALDRFLWTWNKGSFLPHAWDNGAVECHDEPICICSQPRNGNGARVLLAAAPAPLAFSRTFSRVIDFAETYDPQRLQAARERFARWRELGCAPRMRE; this is encoded by the coding sequence ATGGGCACACCGCAGGTTGAATTCATCCGGCTGCAGAAACCGGAGAAGGCGCGTTATCTGTGCCAGCTGGCCGAGGAACTGCTGCAGCAGCGCCAGCGGGTGCTGATGCTGGTGGAGGACGATGAACAGGCCCTGGCTCTTGACCGTTTTTTGTGGACCTGGAACAAGGGCTCTTTTCTGCCGCATGCCTGGGACAATGGCGCGGTAGAATGTCACGACGAACCCATCTGTATCTGCAGTCAGCCACGTAATGGCAACGGTGCCCGCGTGTTGCTGGCGGCGGCACCGGCGCCGCTGGCGTTCAGCCGCACCTTCAGCCGGGTGATCGACTTTGCCGAAACCTATGATCCTCAACGGCTGCAGGCGGCGCGTGAGCGCTTTGCCCGGTGGCGGGAGTTGGGCTGTGCCCCCCGTATGCGTGAATGA
- a CDS encoding class I SAM-dependent RNA methyltransferase — MASDCPAEQLVEIRSLAQGGHGVATSADGRTLFVPGTVPGDRLRCRITEVRRRYLRGQLVELVQSGPERIVPQCRHFGDCGGCDWQMLAYADQCRYKQQLLQQTCAHRLGAAVAECLEPLLASETAFGYRSRAQLKAHAAGGAFALGFYRRGSHFVVDVQDCPLLAAPLRALLAPLRQLFAGTSYAAWVPQIDVATDDAGAIRLLVHYRGEDLAAFCRWLQPRLAALAVAGPLAVLVQAGRKARIRLLCGEPQLRIRVDEPPLWLAYGPGGFAQVHLAQNRALVARLLDWAAVQPSDQVLDLYCGMGNFTLPLARRAARVTGVEDYAPSIEAARANARETGLAARTVFEVAATADCLSRLTAAPDLVVLDPPRSGAYEAVAGLVRLRPSRLVYVSCDPQTLLRDLVPLLGQGYDLLRLGALDLFPQTHHTEVVALLQARG; from the coding sequence ATGGCGTCCGACTGTCCGGCCGAGCAGCTGGTCGAGATCCGCAGTCTGGCCCAGGGGGGCCACGGGGTGGCGACCAGTGCTGATGGCCGCACCCTGTTCGTGCCGGGAACGGTGCCGGGCGATCGCCTGCGCTGCCGGATTACCGAGGTTCGGCGCCGCTATCTGCGCGGTCAGCTGGTCGAACTGGTGCAATCTGGCCCCGAACGGATTGTGCCGCAGTGCCGTCATTTCGGTGATTGTGGTGGCTGCGACTGGCAAATGCTGGCTTATGCCGACCAGTGCCGTTACAAACAGCAGTTGTTGCAGCAGACCTGCGCCCACCGGCTGGGCGCGGCGGTGGCCGAGTGCCTTGAACCGTTGCTGGCCAGCGAAACGGCCTTTGGCTACCGTAGTCGCGCCCAGCTCAAGGCCCATGCTGCCGGTGGCGCCTTTGCCCTGGGGTTTTACCGGCGCGGCAGCCACTTTGTGGTCGATGTCCAGGACTGCCCCCTGCTGGCCGCGCCCTTGCGGGCGCTGTTGGCTCCCCTGCGGCAGCTGTTCGCCGGCACTTCCTATGCCGCCTGGGTGCCGCAGATCGATGTGGCGACCGACGATGCTGGTGCCATACGTCTGCTGGTTCATTATCGGGGTGAGGATCTGGCCGCTTTTTGCCGCTGGCTGCAGCCGCGCCTTGCGGCTCTGGCGGTTGCCGGACCTCTGGCGGTGCTGGTGCAGGCCGGTCGCAAGGCACGGATTCGCTTGCTGTGCGGCGAACCGCAGCTGCGCATCCGGGTGGATGAGCCGCCTTTGTGGCTGGCCTATGGACCCGGCGGATTCGCCCAGGTGCATCTGGCGCAGAACCGTGCCCTGGTGGCGCGGCTGCTTGACTGGGCGGCGGTTCAGCCCAGCGACCAGGTGCTCGATCTGTACTGCGGCATGGGCAATTTCACCCTGCCGCTGGCGCGGCGTGCCGCCCGGGTCACGGGCGTGGAGGACTATGCTCCGTCCATTGAAGCGGCGCGCGCCAATGCCCGTGAAACCGGCCTGGCGGCGCGTACCGTTTTCGAGGTGGCGGCCACGGCGGACTGTCTGTCCCGTCTGACCGCGGCGCCCGATCTGGTGGTGCTCGATCCGCCGCGTAGCGGCGCCTATGAGGCCGTCGCCGGGTTGGTGCGGTTGCGCCCGTCCCGTCTGGTGTATGTTTCCTGTGATCCGCAGACCCTGCTGCGCGATCTGGTGCCACTGTTGGGGCAGGGTTACGATCTGCTTCGGTTGGGGGCTCTCGATCTGTTTCCCCAGACTCACCACACCGAGGTGGTGGCGTTGCTGCAGGCCCGCGGCTAG
- a CDS encoding thiamine pyrophosphate-dependent enzyme produces the protein MKQVFARPASLKPVPTHFCPGCQHGTIHRLVAEALDHFGIADQTIGVASVGCSVFLYGYFNIDVIEAPHGRAPAVATGAKRVHPGRPVFTYQGDGDLAAIGTSEIIHSANRGELLTVIFVNNTTYGMTGGQMAPTTLPQQTTSTSPRGRNVAKDGYPIRMTELLSGLEGVAYAARVAVNSPKHVLQAGKVIRQAFKTQLDGKGFAFVEVLSTCPTNWGMDPLAANARVAEEMIPYFPLGVFKDVTA, from the coding sequence ATGAAACAGGTGTTTGCGCGCCCGGCATCGCTCAAGCCGGTGCCGACCCATTTCTGTCCCGGTTGCCAGCATGGCACCATCCACCGCTTGGTGGCCGAGGCCCTTGATCATTTTGGCATTGCCGACCAGACCATTGGGGTGGCTTCCGTTGGCTGCAGCGTGTTTCTGTACGGTTATTTCAATATCGACGTGATCGAGGCGCCCCATGGCCGCGCGCCGGCGGTGGCGACCGGCGCCAAACGGGTACACCCCGGCCGGCCGGTGTTCACCTATCAGGGTGACGGCGATCTGGCCGCCATCGGCACCAGCGAGATCATCCATAGCGCCAATCGCGGCGAGCTGTTGACGGTGATCTTTGTCAACAACACCACCTATGGCATGACCGGCGGCCAGATGGCGCCGACCACCCTGCCGCAGCAGACCACCAGCACCTCGCCGCGTGGCCGCAATGTGGCCAAGGACGGCTATCCGATCCGCATGACCGAACTGCTCAGCGGGCTGGAAGGGGTTGCCTATGCCGCGCGGGTGGCGGTCAACAGTCCCAAGCATGTGCTGCAGGCCGGCAAGGTCATTCGCCAGGCGTTCAAAACCCAGCTCGACGGCAAGGGGTTCGCCTTTGTCGAGGTGCTGTCGACCTGCCCGACCAACTGGGGCATGGATCCGCTGGCGGCCAACGCGCGGGTGGCCGAGGAAATGATTCCCTATTTTCCGCTGGGCGTCTTCAAAGACGTGACGGCCTGA
- a CDS encoding RsmE family RNA methyltransferase, translated as MPPVCVNEGGPASRIRVDGRLRLEQEAAVGASGCEALRRWQARCGEILTVTDADQRCYRARLICWQQDEARLVPFELLAEPESPVDIWVYQALPEKERFEWILQKLTEIGVQRVVPFVSARSTTLAQRDAPQPKSHRWPEVVRRAARQCRRAQLPQLTAVVDWPTLLADLALADVKLLLAEKGPRWSLAEGLGRQRPQQVAVIVGPEGGFTDEEIAAAQAAGAVPLMLGPRLLRTETAALVAAALVQGRVGDYV; from the coding sequence GTGCCCCCCGTATGCGTGAATGAGGGTGGGCCGGCCAGCCGCATCCGCGTTGATGGTCGGCTGCGGCTGGAACAGGAGGCCGCAGTGGGCGCCAGCGGCTGTGAGGCGTTGCGGCGCTGGCAGGCGCGTTGTGGTGAAATCCTGACGGTGACCGACGCCGATCAGCGCTGCTATCGCGCCCGCCTGATCTGCTGGCAGCAGGACGAGGCCCGACTGGTGCCCTTTGAATTGCTGGCCGAACCGGAATCGCCTGTGGATATCTGGGTTTATCAGGCGCTGCCGGAAAAAGAGCGCTTTGAATGGATTTTGCAGAAGCTCACCGAAATCGGCGTGCAGCGCGTGGTGCCCTTTGTCAGTGCCCGCTCGACCACGCTGGCGCAGCGTGACGCGCCACAGCCCAAATCGCATCGCTGGCCGGAGGTCGTCCGACGGGCGGCGCGCCAGTGCCGGCGGGCACAGTTGCCGCAGCTGACCGCAGTGGTGGACTGGCCGACGCTGTTGGCCGATCTGGCGCTGGCCGATGTCAAGTTGCTGCTGGCTGAAAAGGGGCCACGCTGGAGCCTGGCCGAGGGTCTGGGGCGCCAGCGGCCGCAGCAGGTGGCTGTGATTGTCGGGCCGGAAGGTGGCTTTACCGATGAGGAAATCGCGGCGGCCCAGGCTGCCGGTGCCGTGCCGCTGATGCTGGGGCCGCGGCTGTTGCGCACCGAAACCGCCGCCCTGGTGGCGGCAGCTCTGGTGCAGGGACGGGTAGGGGACTATGTCTGA
- a CDS encoding indolepyruvate ferredoxin oxidoreductase subunit alpha has translation MANRIIIDEALCKGCGLCTLACPLKLIEMSTELNRHGFLPAVISAENLARCSGCALCAQMCPDVAITVFRGC, from the coding sequence GTGGCGAACAGGATTATCATCGACGAGGCCTTGTGCAAGGGCTGTGGTCTCTGTACCCTGGCCTGCCCGCTGAAACTGATTGAAATGAGCACCGAACTTAATCGTCACGGTTTTCTGCCGGCGGTGATTTCGGCCGAGAATCTGGCGCGGTGCAGCGGCTGTGCCCTGTGTGCCCAGATGTGCCCCGATGTGGCGATTACGGTCTTTCGCGGCTGCTGA
- a CDS encoding 2-oxoacid:acceptor oxidoreductase family protein: MNHDVYMAGFGGQGILLIGNLLAYACILEGNNASYFPAYGVEKRGGAATCTVVMADGAVGSPVVGQPEAALLLNELSMEKYYDRVRPGGAAFLNSSLISDPRRRAEITTVALPANEMALQLGNARLVNMVMLGAYIAHSPVVSWQALHEALTYVLPERNHRFLPLNHQALQAGADACRQALGA; this comes from the coding sequence ATGAATCACGATGTGTATATGGCCGGTTTTGGTGGACAGGGAATTCTGCTGATCGGCAATCTGCTGGCCTACGCCTGTATTCTTGAGGGCAACAACGCCTCTTATTTTCCCGCCTACGGGGTCGAAAAGCGCGGTGGTGCCGCCACCTGCACCGTGGTGATGGCCGATGGCGCTGTGGGTTCACCGGTGGTGGGCCAGCCCGAGGCGGCGCTGTTGCTCAATGAACTGTCGATGGAGAAGTATTACGACCGGGTGCGTCCCGGCGGCGCCGCTTTTCTCAACAGTTCCCTGATCAGCGACCCGCGCCGGCGGGCCGAGATCACCACCGTGGCCCTGCCGGCCAACGAGATGGCCCTGCAACTGGGTAACGCCCGGCTGGTCAACATGGTCATGCTTGGCGCCTATATCGCCCACAGTCCGGTGGTGTCCTGGCAGGCGTTGCACGAAGCCCTGACCTATGTGCTGCCCGAGCGCAATCACCGTTTTCTGCCACTGAACCATCAGGCCTTGCAGGCCGGTGCCGACGCCTGCCGCCAGGCTCTGGGGGCTTAA
- the rimP gene encoding ribosome maturation factor RimP codes for MLKDRATLLERVRQLAQPVLEQNGLELVDSELVQQGRSWFLRLFIDKAGGVTLDDCADFSRELDTLLDVEEVLSVAYRLEVSSPGLDRPLKRPQDFERFRGEPVRLKTHQLLDPDGRGHQRKTFSGILLGLEDGLVRVQQTDRKGGVVALPLADIEKIHLDPQF; via the coding sequence ATGCTGAAGGATCGCGCAACACTGTTGGAACGGGTGCGGCAACTGGCGCAGCCGGTGCTGGAACAAAACGGGCTGGAACTGGTCGACAGTGAACTGGTGCAGCAGGGCCGTTCCTGGTTTTTGCGACTGTTCATCGACAAGGCCGGTGGCGTGACGCTGGACGATTGCGCCGATTTCAGTCGCGAACTCGACACCCTGCTTGATGTTGAGGAGGTGCTGAGTGTGGCCTACCGGCTGGAGGTGTCGTCGCCGGGGCTCGATCGGCCGTTGAAGCGGCCACAGGATTTCGAACGGTTTCGCGGCGAGCCGGTGCGGCTGAAAACCCACCAGCTGCTTGATCCCGATGGGCGCGGTCATCAACGCAAGACTTTCAGCGGAATTCTGCTTGGTCTGGAGGATGGCTTGGTGCGGGTGCAGCAAACCGATCGCAAGGGCGGTGTTGTGGCCCTGCCGCTGGCCGATATCGAAAAGATTCACCTCGACCCGCAGTTTTGA